In Ignavibacteriales bacterium, one genomic interval encodes:
- a CDS encoding SdiA-regulated domain-containing protein yields the protein MKKQLVMVFLALLSWTCTRQEPGGGIISPAVTSLVQVAVYNIEVPEPSGLVYNSKNNTLMTVSDGNSTVYEIDFTGRILKSLVVPSSDMEGITLSSNCDTMYIAEETNQIITKYLINGTKLSSFPVNVATVLKHGPEGVTVDKNNHVFVLNEKFPTMILEYNQGKEVWRKEINFTLDCSDIFYESSTDCFWIVSDESMRVIKMSRSGDLLGSWSVPFTKGEGLAIVQNKIYIVNDAENKMYVFDKPI from the coding sequence GTGAAGAAACAACTCGTCATGGTTTTTCTGGCTCTTCTGTCATGGACATGTACAAGACAGGAACCAGGTGGAGGCATTATCTCTCCGGCCGTCACCTCTCTCGTGCAGGTTGCCGTCTACAACATCGAAGTTCCCGAGCCGTCCGGTCTTGTGTATAACAGCAAGAACAATACGCTGATGACCGTTTCAGACGGGAACTCGACGGTATATGAGATCGATTTCACCGGGCGTATTCTGAAGTCGCTCGTTGTTCCAAGTTCTGACATGGAAGGCATTACACTTTCTTCCAATTGCGATACGATGTACATAGCGGAAGAAACGAACCAAATCATAACGAAATATCTGATCAACGGGACAAAGTTGTCGTCATTCCCGGTCAACGTCGCAACTGTTCTCAAACACGGCCCGGAAGGAGTGACTGTTGACAAGAACAACCACGTGTTCGTGCTGAATGAAAAATTCCCAACAATGATACTGGAATACAACCAGGGCAAAGAGGTCTGGAGGAAGGAAATCAACTTCACACTGGACTGCTCTGACATCTTTTACGAGTCTTCGACGGATTGTTTCTGGATTGTCAGCGACGAATCGATGAGGGTGATCAAGATGTCGAGAAGCGGTGACCTATTGGGTTCGTGGTCTGTCCCCTTCACCAAAGGCGAAGGTTTGGCGATCGTTCAGAACAAGATCTATATCGTCAATGACGCGGAAAACAAGATGTATGTATTTGACAAACCGATATGA
- a CDS encoding response regulator — translation MLKAVIVDDEGLARQLINEYLQEYPQISVIAECRSGRQAIKAINEGKPDVVFLDIRMPGMDGFEVIEHLDHAPRIVFCTAHSDFALKAFEVNAVDYLLKPYDRKRVARPIQKLREVQRSETDEFDRLVKV, via the coding sequence ATGCTAAAAGCAGTCATCGTCGATGATGAAGGACTTGCCCGCCAGCTCATCAATGAGTACTTGCAGGAATACCCGCAAATCAGCGTCATCGCAGAGTGCAGATCGGGTCGGCAAGCCATCAAGGCCATCAACGAAGGAAAGCCGGACGTGGTTTTCCTGGACATTCGAATGCCGGGGATGGATGGATTCGAGGTCATCGAACATCTTGATCATGCACCCCGGATTGTCTTCTGCACGGCACACAGCGACTTTGCACTGAAAGCGTTTGAGGTAAATGCCGTCGACTATCTTCTGAAACCGTACGATCGGAAGCGAGTCGCCAGACCGATACAAAAACTCCGGGAGGTCCAGCGCTCCGAGACGGATGAATTTGATCGCCTTGTAAAGGTG
- a CDS encoding tetratricopeptide repeat protein has product MRATTTAVLTIILCKMLLAQTNEPGGAERISQAKAIIQRGVNTANQDLFATAENLLSHAQHDSRFSALGNYYLGYVAYRRAVVLQQVDKERAVAYLDTAVSRLEEAISRDKTFAEAYALLSSCYGLKISFSPIKGIILGPQSSAALKKAKELAPMNPRVALVSAISTYNTPALFGGGKDKGLGELKWGVELFDQWRIVDSLQPDWGKDEVWVWIGIAHMDRKETIQAKRAFDRALEINPENGWVKHDLLPKLAAQAEAK; this is encoded by the coding sequence ATGCGCGCGACAACTACAGCAGTTCTGACAATTATTCTCTGCAAAATGCTCCTTGCGCAGACAAACGAACCTGGCGGAGCGGAGAGAATTTCGCAGGCCAAAGCCATTATCCAAAGGGGGGTCAATACAGCAAATCAGGATTTGTTTGCGACCGCAGAAAACCTTCTGAGTCATGCTCAACATGACAGTCGTTTCAGCGCTCTCGGGAATTACTATCTTGGGTACGTGGCGTACCGGCGAGCGGTCGTTCTGCAGCAAGTAGACAAAGAGAGGGCAGTTGCGTATCTTGACACAGCCGTCTCCCGGCTGGAGGAAGCGATCTCCAGGGACAAGACATTCGCAGAAGCGTATGCGCTCCTTTCCAGTTGTTATGGGTTGAAAATCTCCTTTTCGCCGATCAAAGGAATCATCCTTGGTCCTCAATCCAGTGCTGCACTCAAGAAGGCGAAGGAACTTGCGCCGATGAATCCGCGTGTTGCGCTGGTTTCGGCTATCAGCACCTACAACACCCCCGCTTTGTTTGGTGGCGGCAAGGACAAAGGATTGGGGGAACTGAAGTGGGGAGTGGAGCTCTTCGATCAGTGGAGGATTGTCGATTCACTCCAACCGGATTGGGGGAAGGACGAAGTCTGGGTGTGGATTGGTATCGCGCACATGGACAGGAAAGAGACGATTCAAGCGAAGCGCGCGTTCGACAGAGCGCTGGAAATCAACCCGGAAAACGGCTGGGTAAAACACGACCTGCTGCCCAAGCTCGCGGCTCAGGCCGAAGCAAAATGA
- a CDS encoding DUF362 domain-containing protein, giving the protein MKLPRIRNTKLSRFIKLAAYAGVMSGFILWDLTQAHSKLAMVYSSFFPDSDTKAAAALPATVSIVQSNDPALGQDTCGLTSEAITYTTISKMVRRAVDLAGGFRNVIKSGDTVLIKPNLVQQDSSGSGGITDVRVVKALVFLVDEIDHGKIKVIVGEGSPRPFTTFEKASGTTAAAWKQLFDVPGYQGLKTEALAAGIDFRLSNLNGNSDTDPWSELDNVAVPGGGQAQPQGGKYFVHRDVTHASVYISVPVMKIHKDVRYTGALKNQIGLAASSRYGFNKMSGVSQDGKTHKLLHMSEMSSTWHNWQDKEIVDLASIARIRFSVVDAITCLDSTKSPNYNRSDSSNLKISHRVKMNTIIAGADPVAVDNVCCRVMGLNPDDIDHITLAERVGLGTNNPVNITVVGSTIEQAKRLFRYPQPFGTTNSSSFGQSNRTWLLTGFFPASGVSNPMSQEFIPNESSVAPAAGAGGWSQPVYFIDDQILLSDYYSTLGSQAAVSYAFSYFTAPSAQQAELWVGSDEPLKIYLNGVVVYNYTGTRTFAGNEFYKEIVTINVQQGMNRLLVKSYQSTGKYTFSLNICEVQANTLYKGNRIPGLKFTTAGTATAVHATGESVPTSFALHDCFPNPFNPATTISYELPAKGRVTLRVYDLQGRAVTNLVEAEQSAGYHSLTWNASDLSSGVYFARLTAGGFVQTRRMLLMK; this is encoded by the coding sequence ATGAAACTCCCCCGTATCCGGAATACCAAACTCTCTCGTTTCATCAAGCTCGCTGCATACGCCGGTGTGATGTCCGGATTCATCCTGTGGGATCTCACCCAGGCTCACAGCAAGCTCGCCATGGTGTATTCTTCCTTCTTCCCGGATTCGGACACAAAGGCGGCTGCGGCGCTCCCGGCGACCGTCTCGATCGTGCAATCCAATGATCCTGCGCTCGGACAGGATACGTGCGGCCTGACCTCTGAAGCAATTACGTACACCACGATTTCAAAAATGGTCCGACGCGCTGTGGATCTTGCCGGCGGATTCCGGAACGTCATCAAGAGCGGCGATACGGTGCTGATCAAACCGAATCTTGTTCAGCAGGATTCCAGCGGCAGCGGCGGCATCACTGACGTGCGTGTGGTGAAGGCGCTGGTCTTCCTGGTCGACGAAATTGACCATGGCAAGATCAAAGTTATTGTGGGGGAAGGATCTCCGAGGCCGTTCACGACATTCGAGAAAGCAAGCGGCACGACGGCCGCTGCCTGGAAGCAGCTCTTCGATGTCCCTGGATACCAGGGTCTCAAAACGGAAGCCCTCGCTGCAGGAATCGATTTTCGGCTTTCGAATCTCAACGGTAACTCTGATACCGATCCCTGGTCGGAACTTGACAATGTGGCGGTACCCGGGGGCGGACAGGCGCAGCCGCAAGGCGGGAAGTACTTCGTTCATCGGGATGTCACTCATGCGAGTGTCTACATCTCGGTGCCGGTCATGAAAATTCATAAAGATGTTCGTTACACGGGCGCACTCAAGAATCAGATCGGATTGGCGGCGAGTTCGCGCTACGGATTCAACAAAATGAGCGGTGTATCACAGGACGGCAAAACTCACAAATTGCTTCACATGAGCGAAATGTCTTCGACCTGGCATAACTGGCAGGACAAGGAGATCGTCGATTTGGCATCGATTGCCCGGATCAGATTTTCGGTGGTCGACGCCATTACCTGTCTCGATTCGACAAAGTCCCCGAACTATAATAGATCCGACAGTTCGAACCTGAAAATCTCCCATCGCGTCAAAATGAACACGATCATCGCCGGAGCTGATCCTGTCGCAGTCGATAATGTCTGCTGCCGGGTCATGGGTCTGAATCCGGACGACATTGATCATATCACACTGGCGGAACGTGTCGGCCTCGGCACGAATAATCCCGTCAATATTACGGTTGTGGGTTCAACCATCGAACAAGCCAAGAGACTCTTCAGATATCCACAGCCATTCGGGACCACGAACTCTTCTTCGTTCGGTCAAAGCAACAGAACATGGCTGCTGACCGGTTTCTTTCCTGCCAGCGGGGTTAGCAATCCGATGAGCCAGGAGTTCATTCCGAACGAATCTTCTGTTGCGCCTGCCGCGGGTGCAGGCGGATGGAGTCAGCCCGTTTACTTCATCGATGATCAAATCCTCCTGAGCGACTATTACTCAACACTCGGTTCTCAGGCAGCCGTCAGCTACGCCTTCAGCTATTTCACGGCTCCGTCCGCGCAGCAGGCTGAATTATGGGTTGGGTCGGATGAGCCATTGAAGATCTACCTCAACGGCGTTGTCGTGTACAACTACACAGGAACAAGAACGTTTGCAGGGAACGAGTTCTACAAAGAGATCGTCACGATCAACGTCCAGCAGGGGATGAACAGGCTCCTTGTGAAATCATATCAAAGCACAGGGAAATATACCTTCAGCCTGAACATCTGCGAAGTCCAGGCAAACACGCTCTACAAAGGGAATCGGATCCCTGGATTGAAATTCACCACCGCCGGAACAGCAACAGCGGTTCACGCCACCGGAGAATCTGTTCCCACTTCGTTTGCCCTCCACGACTGTTTTCCGAATCCCTTCAATCCGGCAACAACCATCAGCTATGAGCTGCCGGCAAAGGGCCGCGTGACGCTGAGAGTGTACGATCTCCAGGGGCGCGCGGTAACGAATCTTGTAGAAGCCGAACAATCTGCCGGCTATCATTCACTTACCTGGAATGCCTCGGATCTCTCCAGCGGCGTTTATTTCGCACGATTGACGGCCGGAGGTTTTGTTCAGACGCGCAGGATGCTGTTGATGAAATGA
- a CDS encoding permease, with the protein MLKPCSDTNIELSAIELYYHIRNWLAGTYSLRILEDFFELWWKMLPYIIISIGLNVAGARYVRTKKLSIPNSNEFLSIVIAAMVGLVSPLPTYAAVPIGLSLMATGLPFSAVMAFILSSPLMNPTIFFLTATQISLSMAIARTVAAFLLAVGGGFLTSKVFTRLYQEQPGIVALRGSAEKTLAQDIVGNSKYMLKYFSIALLLSSAVRALVPPETIASLLGGDGKVSTLIAIGMGVPFYTCGGSAIPFMETLMEMGMQKGPMLAFFIAGPATKLETLYAYRSQLGIRVLVFYLALTLVFSYVAGVVYSFL; encoded by the coding sequence GTGCTCAAGCCGTGCTCAGATACCAACATCGAGCTATCAGCCATCGAACTGTACTATCACATACGGAATTGGCTTGCAGGAACGTACTCCCTCCGCATCCTTGAAGACTTCTTCGAACTGTGGTGGAAGATGCTTCCCTATATCATCATCAGTATCGGATTGAATGTCGCAGGCGCGCGTTATGTGCGTACCAAGAAGCTGTCGATTCCAAATTCCAACGAATTCCTTTCGATCGTCATTGCAGCCATGGTCGGGCTTGTCTCTCCGCTGCCGACGTACGCGGCCGTGCCGATCGGCCTTTCCCTTATGGCAACGGGTCTTCCGTTCAGCGCGGTGATGGCATTCATCCTTTCTTCTCCGCTGATGAATCCGACGATCTTCTTCCTGACAGCGACGCAGATAAGCTTAAGCATGGCCATCGCACGGACCGTCGCCGCTTTCCTTCTTGCTGTCGGGGGAGGATTTCTGACCTCGAAAGTGTTCACACGATTGTATCAGGAGCAGCCTGGCATAGTCGCATTGCGGGGATCTGCAGAGAAGACGCTGGCACAGGATATTGTGGGCAATTCGAAGTACATGTTGAAATATTTCTCCATCGCCCTCCTGCTGAGTTCGGCAGTCCGTGCCTTGGTTCCGCCGGAAACAATTGCAAGCCTTCTGGGAGGGGACGGAAAAGTCAGCACACTGATTGCGATCGGCATGGGAGTCCCTTTCTATACTTGCGGGGGTTCAGCAATTCCATTCATGGAAACACTGATGGAAATGGGGATGCAGAAGGGGCCCATGCTTGCCTTCTTCATCGCAGGTCCGGCCACAAAACTCGAGACCCTGTATGCGTACCGATCACAGCTGGGCATCAGAGTCCTCGTTTTTTATCTGGCACTTACGCTTGTCTTCTCGTATGTTGCTGGTGTAGTGTATTCTTTTCTCTAG
- a CDS encoding histidine kinase, with translation MKPRITPRGVGLSALAWTVFAFLGTIPLATGSSISFGLALVSEFSQNFFLAALSVIPWLVVIRWMDGKKWVWVISAHALLAPIYAITAFTVYAEYLNLIAPNGSRYITPFSQWIIFSYTTVYLLQFAIYHGIQIMARLRQKEQEALVLAVLAKEQELSALKSQINPHFLFNTLNSISAVASRDAEETRTMIAELGDLFRYATEISKRDVVSLQEELGFTRSYLSLESKRLGDRLQIEYNVAPEALHHRVPPLIFQPLVENAIKHGIEPSETGGKVSIVVEVHGSRLMIRIVDTGVGARPNEGGRTDGIGLRNTDLRLRTIYGERSALQTKTAEAEGFEVAFSIPIDPEVH, from the coding sequence ATGAAACCACGAATCACTCCCCGCGGCGTTGGTCTCTCTGCTCTGGCCTGGACTGTCTTTGCTTTTCTGGGGACGATCCCCTTGGCGACGGGGAGTTCGATTTCTTTCGGTCTTGCGCTCGTGAGCGAGTTCTCACAGAACTTCTTCCTGGCTGCACTGAGCGTGATCCCATGGCTCGTGGTCATCCGGTGGATGGACGGAAAGAAGTGGGTTTGGGTCATATCCGCCCATGCTCTGCTGGCCCCGATCTATGCGATCACGGCGTTCACTGTCTACGCGGAATACTTGAACCTGATTGCTCCGAATGGATCGCGATATATTACCCCGTTCTCTCAGTGGATCATCTTTTCGTATACCACGGTCTACCTCCTCCAGTTTGCGATTTACCATGGGATTCAAATAATGGCACGGCTGAGACAGAAGGAACAGGAGGCGCTTGTATTGGCAGTCCTGGCCAAGGAACAGGAGCTCTCGGCGCTCAAATCCCAGATTAATCCTCATTTCCTTTTCAACACCCTCAACAGCATCAGTGCTGTAGCGTCCCGGGACGCCGAGGAGACGAGGACGATGATAGCCGAACTGGGCGATCTTTTCCGCTATGCAACCGAGATTTCGAAGAGGGATGTTGTGTCGTTGCAGGAGGAGCTTGGGTTCACGCGGTCCTATCTGAGTCTCGAGTCGAAGAGACTCGGCGATCGTCTACAGATCGAGTACAACGTTGCACCCGAAGCCCTGCACCATCGGGTCCCTCCGCTGATATTTCAGCCCCTCGTAGAAAACGCAATCAAGCACGGCATCGAGCCGAGCGAGACAGGGGGAAAGGTCTCGATTGTCGTTGAGGTGCACGGTTCACGCCTCATGATTCGGATCGTGGACACCGGAGTAGGCGCCCGGCCCAACGAGGGCGGCCGCACGGATGGCATCGGACTGCGCAACACCGACCTTCGGCTGCGGACCATATATGGTGAACGCTCAGCCCTCCAAACAAAGACGGCAGAAGCGGAAGGATTCGAAGTGGCGTTTTCCATTCCGATTGATCCTGAGGTCCACTGA
- a CDS encoding lamin tail domain-containing protein, translating to MKYISMLFVVLVVVLVVTEVGHAQASVVKMNEIYSRGVTGDPDWIELYNNSLVAVNIGGYKIYDVGGQGGTKPKMTFAAGTTIPATGYLVVVTDIATTIDPSGFGLSSAGETAWLENATGAIIDSISFTAMDTVQSYSRYPDAGAWKLVNTRTRGTSNVLLKMNEIYSRGVTTDPDWIEIYNTSTVPVKLNGYKIYDVGGQGGTKPKMVLPTGTTIPAKGFLVVVTDIPTTTDPSGFGLSSGGETVWLEDSAGAIIDTVTFAAMDTVQSYSRVPDGGPWKLANARTRGKSNGTATAVEESKSIPSSFGLEQNYPNPFNPTTAISYQLIANSFVTLRVFDILGREVAMLVNATLSAGNRTVQWDASSQPSGVYMYRLEVNGASQTKKMVLTK from the coding sequence ATGAAATATATCAGCATGCTTTTTGTAGTGTTGGTCGTGGTGCTCGTGGTGACCGAAGTTGGTCATGCCCAGGCATCGGTCGTGAAGATGAACGAGATTTACTCCAGGGGAGTAACGGGAGATCCTGACTGGATCGAACTCTACAACAATTCGCTTGTCGCCGTGAATATCGGCGGTTACAAGATCTATGACGTTGGCGGACAGGGTGGTACAAAGCCCAAGATGACATTCGCGGCCGGGACAACGATCCCCGCCACCGGTTATCTCGTCGTCGTCACCGACATCGCAACGACGATCGATCCGAGCGGATTCGGCCTCTCGAGCGCAGGTGAAACGGCATGGCTTGAGAATGCTACCGGAGCAATTATCGACAGCATTTCCTTCACTGCGATGGACACGGTCCAATCGTACAGCCGGTATCCGGACGCGGGAGCCTGGAAGCTTGTGAATACACGCACGCGTGGGACCTCAAACGTGTTGTTGAAGATGAATGAGATCTACTCAAGGGGAGTGACAACCGACCCTGATTGGATCGAGATCTATAACACGTCGACGGTTCCGGTAAAGCTGAACGGCTACAAGATCTATGACGTCGGCGGACAGGGAGGAACCAAGCCTAAGATGGTGCTGCCCACGGGGACGACAATACCCGCGAAAGGGTTCCTGGTTGTCGTAACCGATATTCCGACGACGACAGATCCCAGTGGATTCGGTCTCTCCAGTGGGGGGGAAACGGTTTGGCTGGAAGACTCAGCCGGAGCGATCATTGACACGGTCACCTTCGCAGCGATGGATACCGTGCAATCGTACAGCAGGGTTCCGGATGGCGGTCCATGGAAGCTCGCGAATGCGCGCACCCGCGGCAAATCGAATGGTACGGCCACGGCAGTTGAAGAATCCAAATCAATTCCATCATCATTCGGGCTTGAGCAGAACTATCCGAATCCGTTCAATCCGACAACAGCTATTAGCTATCAGCTAATAGCTAACAGCTTCGTGACGCTCAGGGTATTTGACATTCTCGGAAGAGAGGTTGCAATGCTTGTAAACGCCACGCTCTCCGCTGGAAACCGTACCGTGCAATGGGATGCTTCCTCGCAACCGAGCGGTGTCTATATGTATCGCCTGGAAGTGAACGGCGCATCGCAGACAAAGAAGATGGTTCTCACGAAATAA
- a CDS encoding lamin tail domain-containing protein: MKNYLILIFLFTSLVFVSCSRPEPVVAPIVVEPTVIKINEIYSRGVTTDPDWIEIYNASSFPVTLAGYKIYDTGGQTGSKPKMSIPAGVTIPAKGYYVIVTDIVTTIDPSGFGLSSAGEEVWLEDASGKVIDDVVFPAMDVTQTYSRVPDGGTWVLTSSMTKGTANK; encoded by the coding sequence ATGAAAAACTACCTGATTCTTATTTTCCTCTTTACTTCGCTCGTGTTCGTTTCTTGTTCCAGACCCGAACCAGTAGTAGCTCCCATTGTGGTCGAACCGACTGTTATCAAGATCAACGAGATTTACAGCCGGGGCGTCACGACAGATCCTGACTGGATTGAGATCTATAATGCGTCGTCGTTCCCGGTCACGCTGGCCGGGTACAAGATTTACGACACTGGCGGCCAAACCGGCTCGAAGCCGAAGATGTCGATCCCTGCAGGTGTCACGATACCTGCAAAAGGATACTATGTCATTGTCACTGACATAGTGACTACGATCGACCCAAGTGGTTTTGGCTTGTCGAGCGCGGGCGAAGAAGTGTGGTTGGAAGACGCGTCGGGCAAGGTGATCGACGATGTTGTATTTCCGGCCATGGATGTGACGCAGACGTACAGCAGAGTCCCAGACGGTGGCACATGGGTGCTCACATCCAGCATGACCAAAGGCACAGCAAACAAGTAG
- a CDS encoding TonB-dependent receptor, translated as MTRHVMSYAIQKKVCQVILLLVWLSCLAPGQSRDKAIVAGRVENESGEPMEFANVLIVGTLEGDVTGPKGQFTFRTSHVGSQVVRASMVGMEAATMNIRIAPGDSLYVKLVLRESAVSLNEVLVTASAYSTGDEAKAITLRSLDVVTTPGAAADIFRTVQTFPGVVSVDEGSGLFVRGGDVSETVILLDQATLVHPYKYESPTGGVFGVISPFLVGGTFFSSGGFSAKYGNALSGVLSMESLNLPARQGFDVGVGLAAISLGVNVPIIQDKLGIRFSGNQSTTDLMFRVNGVRNQFADPPNGKDGNLSVIYKYSSTGQVKFFNYVMDDRIGVRIDEPSFAGEYRSQETGWFHNLQWSDFVGSWLLKTSISQNRFSDDRHLGNLNLSSSDVTYKVRADAERMIGESVRISTGGEIERLENVFSGTSPKNNNVLDPSADVYQFDERYAAKRSGIYGEMEMHLIRRVVGSIGLRTDYHNLSAQAVVDPRASLRYDFSPGSNVRVSWGIYHQFPAPVQFNPESGNPALKAQSSQHLIVGLEHSNDLLIVRLEAYYKVYSHLVVPSKTAYFVNDGDGAARGIDFFFKYGSFLQTPVNGWISYSYLHSNRLQARDELERYVYEDAPSPYDITHNLTIVAKGQISIVSGGITFRYATGRPTTPIVGAVLQPQGDYYLPVDGPVSSERMPDFVRLDATLSYYTTFGTSNSAVFYFAVSNLLDRANPVLYEYSKDYSVRRLRTTDFRKSIYFGVAVSIGALGAGI; from the coding sequence ATGACGCGCCACGTCATGTCGTATGCGATACAGAAAAAGGTCTGCCAAGTCATTCTTCTTCTTGTCTGGTTGTCTTGTCTCGCCCCGGGACAGTCACGTGACAAGGCGATCGTCGCCGGGAGGGTGGAGAACGAAAGCGGTGAGCCCATGGAATTTGCCAATGTGCTGATCGTCGGGACACTTGAAGGAGATGTCACCGGGCCGAAGGGTCAATTCACGTTTCGCACATCGCACGTTGGCTCTCAGGTTGTGCGAGCATCAATGGTCGGCATGGAAGCGGCGACAATGAATATCAGAATTGCGCCGGGAGATTCCCTCTACGTTAAGTTAGTTCTGCGGGAGTCGGCCGTGAGCCTCAATGAAGTCCTCGTAACGGCCAGCGCATATTCAACCGGCGACGAGGCGAAGGCGATCACGCTCCGGTCTCTTGACGTCGTCACGACGCCGGGGGCCGCTGCCGACATCTTCCGGACGGTGCAGACATTTCCCGGAGTGGTGTCGGTGGACGAAGGTTCCGGCCTTTTTGTTCGGGGAGGCGATGTCAGCGAGACGGTGATCCTTCTGGACCAGGCAACGCTTGTCCATCCATACAAATACGAAAGCCCGACGGGGGGGGTCTTTGGTGTCATCTCTCCCTTCCTGGTCGGCGGGACCTTCTTTTCGTCCGGAGGGTTCTCGGCGAAGTACGGCAACGCGCTTTCCGGCGTGCTCTCGATGGAGAGCCTGAACCTTCCTGCCAGGCAGGGTTTTGACGTCGGTGTAGGTCTTGCAGCCATCTCGCTGGGCGTGAATGTCCCCATTATTCAGGACAAGCTCGGTATCCGGTTCTCGGGCAATCAAAGCACGACGGATCTGATGTTTCGCGTGAACGGAGTCCGCAATCAGTTTGCGGATCCTCCGAATGGGAAGGACGGAAATCTCAGCGTGATCTACAAATACTCATCCACCGGTCAGGTCAAGTTCTTCAACTACGTGATGGACGATCGGATCGGTGTTCGAATCGACGAGCCATCATTTGCAGGAGAATATCGCTCTCAAGAGACGGGCTGGTTCCACAACCTCCAATGGTCTGATTTCGTCGGGAGCTGGCTCCTCAAAACAAGCATTTCGCAGAACCGTTTCAGCGATGATCGGCACCTGGGGAACCTGAACCTCAGTTCTTCCGATGTCACCTACAAGGTCCGTGCTGACGCCGAGCGCATGATAGGCGAAAGCGTTCGGATCTCGACCGGGGGTGAAATTGAGCGTCTCGAAAACGTGTTCTCCGGCACGTCTCCGAAGAACAACAACGTCCTCGATCCGAGCGCTGACGTTTATCAGTTCGACGAACGATATGCAGCGAAGCGATCGGGGATCTACGGGGAGATGGAGATGCATCTGATTCGTCGCGTGGTTGGAAGCATCGGTCTCCGAACTGACTATCACAATTTGTCTGCGCAGGCTGTCGTCGACCCACGAGCGTCGTTGCGATACGATTTCTCTCCTGGTTCGAATGTGCGCGTGAGCTGGGGGATCTATCACCAGTTTCCTGCGCCGGTCCAATTCAACCCGGAAAGCGGCAATCCTGCGTTGAAAGCTCAGAGCTCACAACACTTGATTGTGGGACTAGAGCACTCGAACGATTTGCTGATCGTGCGGCTGGAAGCATACTATAAGGTCTATTCTCATCTCGTTGTGCCGAGCAAGACAGCGTATTTTGTGAATGACGGAGATGGTGCGGCGCGTGGAATCGATTTCTTCTTCAAGTACGGATCCTTTCTGCAAACGCCGGTCAACGGCTGGATTTCGTACAGCTACCTTCACTCCAACCGTCTTCAGGCACGCGACGAACTTGAGCGCTATGTGTACGAGGATGCCCCCTCCCCCTACGATATCACTCATAACCTGACGATTGTCGCGAAAGGCCAGATCTCGATTGTGAGTGGAGGAATCACGTTTCGATATGCTACGGGGAGACCCACCACGCCGATCGTCGGAGCGGTGTTACAACCGCAGGGAGACTACTACTTGCCGGTAGATGGACCGGTGAGTTCAGAACGTATGCCGGATTTTGTCCGTCTCGATGCGACCCTGAGCTATTACACGACGTTCGGTACTTCGAACTCAGCCGTCTTCTATTTTGCAGTCTCCAACCTGCTCGATCGGGCAAACCCGGTGCTCTACGAGTACTCCAAGGACTATTCCGTTCGGCGGCTTCGAACAACCGACTTTAGGAAGTCAATTTACTTTGGCGTTGCCGTTTCCATCGGGGCCCTTGGCGCTGGTATATAA